A window of the Negativicutes bacterium genome harbors these coding sequences:
- a CDS encoding UDP-N-acetylmuramoyl-L-alanyl-D-glutamate--2,6-diaminopimelate ligase, translating to MRLQQLIQGLPYEAIGSTAIEISGLTSDSRKVRPGFLFMAEPGLTVDGHDYLQEAKASGAVAFLVERRCALELTQIIVPSTRSLLGILAARFYQQPADQLRMIGITGTKGKTTVAFLLEHFLRSAGKASGLLGSVQFRAGQTMEPSAYTTLPAVELQAHLARAVELGCTHMVMEVSSHALAQRRVGGVDFDTAIFTNFTHDHLDFHATMEQYLQAKTLLFGRLGNSESGRKGPKRAVINLDDPAASQVIASCAVPYYTFGLKAAAQVRAEAIELNPTETSFLLTWPQAAAVRVNLPLVGRFNVYNFLAAFTAGLAEGLPAAEMLAAVPDFAGVPGRFQQIRCGQTFPVIVDYAHTEDSLRQVLQTAREFTAGRLLLAFGCTGDRDRSKRPVMGKLAAELADFVVITSDDPHSENPEEIMQEIYAGIEPSCPTVELQPDRAKAIERLIVMAKTGDTVLIAGKGHEQVQIFKDYQLPFSDEIKARECLRRLGYLQGKEV from the coding sequence ATGCGATTACAGCAACTGATCCAAGGGCTGCCATATGAGGCAATCGGCAGTACGGCCATCGAAATCAGCGGGCTGACTTCCGATTCGCGTAAGGTGCGGCCCGGTTTCCTTTTTATGGCGGAACCCGGTTTAACGGTGGATGGACATGATTACCTGCAAGAGGCAAAAGCGTCCGGTGCCGTTGCTTTTTTAGTGGAGCGGCGTTGCGCTTTGGAACTGACGCAAATCATCGTGCCTTCCACCCGCAGTTTGTTGGGAATCCTGGCGGCACGATTTTATCAGCAGCCGGCGGATCAACTCCGCATGATCGGCATTACCGGTACCAAGGGGAAGACGACTGTCGCCTTCCTCCTGGAGCATTTTTTACGTTCCGCCGGTAAAGCGAGCGGGTTGCTGGGATCCGTGCAATTTCGGGCGGGTCAAACGATGGAACCATCCGCTTATACGACGCTGCCCGCCGTAGAGCTGCAGGCGCATCTGGCCAGAGCGGTCGAACTCGGCTGTACCCATATGGTGATGGAAGTTTCCTCCCATGCCCTGGCGCAGCGCCGGGTGGGTGGGGTTGATTTCGATACGGCAATTTTTACCAATTTCACACACGATCATCTTGATTTTCACGCTACAATGGAACAGTATCTGCAAGCAAAAACGCTGCTGTTCGGGCGCCTGGGCAATAGCGAATCGGGCAGAAAAGGGCCCAAACGGGCGGTAATCAATCTCGACGATCCGGCGGCGTCACAGGTGATCGCCAGCTGTGCCGTACCGTATTATACCTTTGGTCTCAAGGCGGCGGCGCAGGTCCGCGCCGAAGCGATTGAGCTGAACCCTACGGAAACCAGTTTTCTGTTGACCTGGCCACAGGCTGCCGCTGTGCGAGTGAACCTGCCGTTAGTGGGCAGATTCAATGTGTATAATTTCCTGGCGGCTTTTACAGCCGGTTTGGCGGAGGGGTTGCCGGCGGCGGAAATGTTGGCTGCCGTGCCCGATTTTGCCGGGGTGCCGGGACGTTTTCAGCAAATCCGCTGCGGGCAAACCTTCCCGGTGATCGTTGACTATGCGCATACGGAAGACAGCCTGCGTCAGGTGCTGCAGACCGCCCGTGAATTTACTGCCGGACGTCTGCTGCTGGCATTCGGCTGCACCGGTGACCGTGATCGCAGCAAGCGGCCGGTGATGGGCAAACTGGCTGCGGAACTGGCTGATTTTGTGGTCATTACGTCGGATGATCCGCACAGTGAGAATCCGGAAGAGATTATGCAGGAAATCTATGCCGGCATCGAACCATCTTGTCCGACCGTCGAACTGCAGCCGGATCGCGCCAAAGCGATCGAGCGCCTGATTGTGATGGCGAAAACAGGAGACACCGTCCTGATTGCCGGCAAAGGGCATGAACAGGTGCAGATTTTCAAGGATTATCAGCTGCCGTTTTCTGACGAAATCAAAGCAAGGGAATGTCTGCGGCGCTTAGGATATCTTCAGGGTAAGGAGGTGTAA
- a CDS encoding redox-sensing transcriptional repressor Rex, whose product MAEIPRPALERMPLYYRSLSVWKSKGFKTVSSLEIGRDAGVNVVQVRKDLAYFGEFGRPGIGYNVEYLMSELSRLLGFNHKTEAVLIGAGRLGMAIVCYSGFFRYNMQITALFDTDREKIGQVVGDTLILATDQLPAFLCKKNINLGIITVPAEAAQSVADLLVENGVKVIWNFAPITLHLAEDVKVRNEDLAVGLATLCYFIHKEKSDSDGESDKV is encoded by the coding sequence ATGGCTGAGATCCCGCGCCCCGCTCTGGAACGGATGCCCCTTTATTACCGCAGCCTTTCCGTTTGGAAATCGAAAGGATTCAAAACGGTTTCTTCTCTAGAGATCGGCCGGGATGCGGGTGTGAATGTTGTTCAGGTCCGCAAAGACCTGGCCTATTTTGGTGAATTTGGCCGGCCGGGCATCGGTTATAATGTCGAATATCTGATGTCGGAATTGAGCAGATTATTGGGGTTTAATCATAAAACCGAGGCTGTTTTAATCGGAGCCGGCAGACTTGGCATGGCTATTGTCTGTTATTCCGGTTTTTTTCGCTACAATATGCAAATTACGGCACTGTTTGATACTGACCGCGAAAAAATAGGGCAAGTTGTCGGAGACACGCTGATTCTCGCCACGGATCAGCTGCCTGCCTTCTTATGCAAAAAAAACATTAATTTGGGCATTATTACGGTCCCTGCCGAGGCGGCGCAGTCTGTTGCTGATTTGCTGGTAGAGAATGGGGTCAAAGTGATCTGGAATTTTGCCCCGATTACGCTGCACTTGGCTGAGGATGTGAAGGTCCGCAATGAGGATTTGGCGGTCGGTCTGGCTACTTTGTGTTATTTTATCCATAAAGAGAAGAGCGATTCTGACGGGGAATCGGATAAGGTTTGA